In the genome of Mogibacterium neglectum, the window GACAAGGGTTTTGGCATACTTCCTCTAATTGAAGGAAATGAATTTTATGGTATGATTTATGCCGATGCGGGTGAAGAGAAAGGTGTTCAGCTCAAGAATGATTGCCTCAGAATGTACGATGATCTCAAGGAAGGCCGTAAAGACGTAAGAATTTTCCACTCAACGGGTATCGAAGAGCTCGACAGCGCAGTAGATGGTTTCAAGATGATTAATGAAACCTGGAACAACGTAGAATCTGTTTTCCCTTATAAGAGAGTGTTTACTAAGTACGAGATGTCGATGGTTTGTAACTGTATCAATATTCAGATGCAGAGTAGCGTGCTCAAGAAGATTTATCTAGATTTACTCGAGCCGTTTGAGAGAGAAGTATCTTTAAATAAGGGAAGGTTACTTCTTGAGACGCTAGAAACATTCGTCCTTGATGCTGGAATGAACAGTAACAAGACTGCGGAGTTTATGAATATTCATAACAACACAGTTCAATACAGACTAAAGCGAATCAATGAGATTCTCGGAGCAGAGCTAACAGGAAACAGAATTATCCCAGGGCTAACTATGGCACTAGCTCTAAGGAGAATGGAGGATCACTAAAATGCTCCTAGCTGTAGATGTAGGAAATACAAATATAGTGATAGGCGTGTTCAGCAAGTCGCAGCTCATTACGAGCTGGCGACTTGCTACTGATAGCAGGCGAAGTGCAGACGAGTATGGGATTCTAGTCGAGCAGATGTTCAGACATGAGGGGATTGACCCGTCTGATATCGACGATGTAATTATATCCACTGTCGTGCCTTCGCTGCTTTTTGCCTTACAGCACATGTGCTATAAGTATTTGCATGTATCACCGCTTGTTGTTGAAACAGGGGTGAAGACAGGACTTAAGATTAAATGCGACGATCCCCGCCAAATCGGTTCTGATAGGATTGTAAACGCCGTTGCTGCACATCACAAGTACAAGAGCCCACTAATAGTCATCGACTTTGGAACAGCTACAACTTTCTGCGCTATAACTGAGGATGGAGACTATCTAGGGGGTACAATTGCACCTGGAATAAAAATTTCAGCAAAGGCACTTTTCGAGCAGACGGCTAAGTTACCACACGTGGATTTGGAAGTTCCAGGAAACATGATTTGCAAGAATACCATTGAAGGCATGCAATCGGGACTAGTATACGGTCATATGGGTCTTACCGAATACATTGTTGAAGGTATGAAAAAAGAGCTCGTTGAAGATTACGGGAAAGAGTATGATGCCATTAAAGTTATCGCGACAGGAGGTCTTGCTCCAATGGTAGAGAATGGCGTTAAATGTATAGATGTTATTGAAAAGAGACTTACACTCGATGGTCTAGTACTCATCTATGAAAAAAATAAATCACAGAGGAAGAAACGTTACTAATGTCAGGTAACAGATATATTATTGGCGATGTTGAGCTACCGAATCCGTTTTTATTAGCACCGCTTGCAGGTGTCACAGATGCCGTTATGAGGCGGCTTTGCGAGGAACAGGGTGCGGCGATGACTTGCACTGAGATGGTGAGTGCAAAAGGTCTATATTATGGAGATAGGAAGACCCCAAAGCTCCTTTACATACCACCAGAGTCTGGGATAACAGCAGTTCAGATTTTTGGCAGCGAACCTGATGTGATGTCATATGCGGCATCAGCTTTGAACTCGGAACCCAATAGGATTCTTGATATTAATATGGGTTGCCCGGTCCCTAAGGTGGTAAAGAACGGTGATGGTGCGGCTCTGATGAAGGATTCTGACCTCGTCTATGATATCGTATATGCGGTTGTGAAGAACTCTGATAAACCGGTTACAGTTAAGATAAGAAAAGGGTTCGATGATGAGTCTATCAATGCGGTAGAAGTTGCAAAAGCTATATCTAGTGCAGGTGCATCTGCTGTTGCAGTGCACGGCAGAACCCGCGAGCAGTACTATTCTGGTGAGGCTGACTGGGATATCATCAGACAAGTAAAAGAAGCTGTAGGTATACCGGTTATCGGTAACGGAGATGTATTTACGGGTGAAGACGGTGTACGCATGATAAAGGAGACTGGATGTGACTTTGTCATGGTAGCAAGAGGGGCTATGGGAAATCCCTGGATATTTAAAGAATTAAACGCAGCGCTCCATGGTGAGGAGACACCACCTCGCCCGACTGTAAGAGAGTTAAGTCTGATGATGACTAGGCACCTAAACGAACTAGTTCAATTAAAGGATGAATATTCGGCGGTAAGAGAGATGAGAAAGTTTATCGCATGGTATACTAAAGGGGTGAAAGGAGCAGCCAAACTCCGTGGTAAGATTAACAACATTGAAACACATGCAGAGATGAAAGAGGCTTTGAACATTGAGTAATAAGAAGAAACTTAAAGCGGTATCTATTGCGCTAGCAATGTTTATGATAGCTAGTGTACTTGGTGGATGCACGACCTTTGACAATTTCAAAAAGACTTTTGTAGACAAGCAGGTAGTCGGTGATGATAACATCATAACCATTGGTATATATGAGCCTAGCTCTGGAGAATTTAAAGAGCGAGGCGAAGAGGAAATCAGAGGAATTGAGCTCGCGAATTCTATTTATAACAATGTAAATGGAATTAAGATTAGACTTGTTATAGTAGACAATCAGTCGGATGTCAATTCAGCGAAAGGTGCGATACAGAACCTCATAAAAATGAAACCATCTGTAATACTAGGAAGCGCTGGCGAGTCAAACTCTATGGTTGCATCTCCATATATTGAGGCTGCGAAGATCCCAACTATTACACCGTCTGCAGTGAATCCGCTGATAACCGAGAACAACAAATATTACTTCAGGGCATCTATCACTGAGTCACAGCGAGGGGCGGGATTAGCTGAATACGTTTATAGTGTGCTCGGGTCTAGAAAAATCGCGGCGATATCTATGAAGAATGACAGTGCTAATACTGCCATGCAGAGAGGCTTCAACTCCAAGATTAGCGAGCTAGAGCAGAGCTCAGCAGGTGACTCTTCTTCAGCCATTTCTTCCATAGTCTACCAGAAGTCTGTTGACGTCAATTTTGAAAGCTATGGTAAATTAGTTAAAAGTATAAAGAAATCTGGAGCAGATGTTGTAGTTGTACCGTTTGGAGCAGAGAATTCCGACAAGCTATTCTCGGAGATAGAAAAAGATAATCTAGAGAAGAAGATAACTTTCGTAGGAAGTTCAAACTGGAATGGTGAGGACTTCACTGAGATGATGAAGAGGCATCCAAAGATTAAAGTTGTATTTCCATCAGACTCTGTGTTTAGTGGTGGAAAAACAACGACAAAATCTGTAACGGCTGAGACTCAGAGATTTATTATTGAGTATGCAAAAAAGTACGGTAATGATTCCGAGCCGACGAGTAATGCTGCACTTGGATACGATTCTTATTTACTTGCGATTAATGCCATTAACAGAGCAAATTCTAAGAAACCTGAAGACATACGAAAGGCCTTATCAGAACTATCAGATGTAAGAGGTGCGACTGGTGTATTCACTTTTGATAAGGATGGAAATCCTATCAAGGCAGTAAACCTATCAACAATTAAGTCTGGAAAG includes:
- a CDS encoding type III pantothenate kinase; amino-acid sequence: MLLAVDVGNTNIVIGVFSKSQLITSWRLATDSRRSADEYGILVEQMFRHEGIDPSDIDDVIISTVVPSLLFALQHMCYKYLHVSPLVVETGVKTGLKIKCDDPRQIGSDRIVNAVAAHHKYKSPLIVIDFGTATTFCAITEDGDYLGGTIAPGIKISAKALFEQTAKLPHVDLEVPGNMICKNTIEGMQSGLVYGHMGLTEYIVEGMKKELVEDYGKEYDAIKVIATGGLAPMVENGVKCIDVIEKRLTLDGLVLIYEKNKSQRKKRY
- the dusB gene encoding tRNA dihydrouridine synthase DusB; its protein translation is MSGNRYIIGDVELPNPFLLAPLAGVTDAVMRRLCEEQGAAMTCTEMVSAKGLYYGDRKTPKLLYIPPESGITAVQIFGSEPDVMSYAASALNSEPNRILDINMGCPVPKVVKNGDGAALMKDSDLVYDIVYAVVKNSDKPVTVKIRKGFDDESINAVEVAKAISSAGASAVAVHGRTREQYYSGEADWDIIRQVKEAVGIPVIGNGDVFTGEDGVRMIKETGCDFVMVARGAMGNPWIFKELNAALHGEETPPRPTVRELSLMMTRHLNELVQLKDEYSAVREMRKFIAWYTKGVKGAAKLRGKINNIETHAEMKEALNIE
- a CDS encoding ABC transporter substrate-binding protein, with translation MSNKKKLKAVSIALAMFMIASVLGGCTTFDNFKKTFVDKQVVGDDNIITIGIYEPSSGEFKERGEEEIRGIELANSIYNNVNGIKIRLVIVDNQSDVNSAKGAIQNLIKMKPSVILGSAGESNSMVASPYIEAAKIPTITPSAVNPLITENNKYYFRASITESQRGAGLAEYVYSVLGSRKIAAISMKNDSANTAMQRGFNSKISELEQSSAGDSSSAISSIVYQKSVDVNFESYGKLVKSIKKSGADVVVVPFGAENSDKLFSEIEKDNLEKKITFVGSSNWNGEDFTEMMKRHPKIKVVFPSDSVFSGGKTTTKSVTAETQRFIIEYAKKYGNDSEPTSNAALGYDSYLLAINAINRANSKKPEDIRKALSELSDVRGATGVFTFDKDGNPIKAVNLSTIKSGKVISLYVTNDKTTAENMGKIK